The DNA segment CTCCGGGCTCAGCCTGCCCGCTGGCACCTCCGAGGTGGAGGGTGAGCAGGCGCTGGCCTTCCTGCGGACCCGCCACGGTTTCGCCGACGGCGGCGACGAGGGGAGAATCCGGGCTCAACAGTCGTTCATGGCGTCAATGGCCCGCAAGATCACCGAGGAAGGAACCCTCAACAACCTTCCCCGGATGTACGCGATCGCCGAAACCATCACCAGGAATCTCACCGTCGATGACGGGCTGAGCCAGATTCCCGACCTCCTGCGCCTGGCCGATCGCCTGAAGGACGTCGACCTGGCGAAGGTGGCCTTCGTGACGATGCCCGTGCTGCCCTACGAGCCGGACCTGAACCGGCTGGTCCCTGACGAGGAACGCGCCGCCGAACTGTTCGAGACCCTCGTGGACGATCGCAGCATCATCGACGCCGCGGAACCCGCGCCGTCAGCTGCTCCTGACCCCTCCGCCTCACCCGGCCCCTCAGCCTCTCCCGAACCATCCGCCCCAGGTGAGGCGTCCCAGGAGCCCAGCGGAGAGCCCTTCGCTGAGGAGGAACCCGACTTCGATCCCGCCGCAGTCCCGTTCACCGTCATTGACTCCTCCGGAGAAACCGACCGGGGTGAGGAAATCCTGGAACTGCTGCAGGGCGAGGGCTACACCCAGGCGGTGGTCAGTGAGGACTCCGAAACACCGGCAACCCAGCTGTTCGTCGGTCCGGGCTACGAGGCGATCGCAACAACGGTGGCCGAACTGTTTGGGCTCGCCGATGTTCAGGTGTTGTCCAGCCCCGCCACCGTGGGGCTCGCCCTGAGCGTCGGCGCCGACTTCACGAGCGGCAGCACCGTCACGACGGAGGGCCTGCCGCCCGAACTGTCAGGCCAGACTGCTGACCAGGTGACCTGCCAGTCGTCGTTCGGCTCGTAGCAGCTACCAGATCCGGACCCGCTGGTCGGGGTCCAGCCACAGCTGATCCGCCTCGGTCACGCCAAACGCGTCATGGAACGGGTCCAGGTTGCGCACCACCTGATTGCACCGGAACTCGTTGGGGGAGTGCGGATCGACGGTCAGCCGGCGGACGGCCTCCTCGCCGCGGATCTTCTGCCGCCAGCACTGGGCCCACGAGATGAAGAACCGCTGAGCGCCGGTCAAGCCATCAATGACCGGCGGTTCCGCGCCGTCCAGGCTCAGCAGGTAGGCGCGGTAGCCGATGGACAGCCCGCCCAGGTCGCCGATGTTCTCGCCAAGGGTGAGCTTGCCGTTGACGGTGTGTCCGGGAGCCTCGGCCGGGCTGAGGCGATCGTACTGCTCCACCAGACGCGCGGTGAGTGCGTCGAAGGCGGCCCGGTCCTGGTCGGTCCACCAGTTGTCCAGGCGGCCACTTCCATCGAACTGTGAACCCTTATCGTCAAATCCGTGGCCGATCTCGTGGCCGATCACCGCGCCGATTGCTCCGTAGTTGACCGCCGGATCGGCGTCGACGTCGAAGAACGGCGGCTGCAGAATGGCTGCCGGGAAGACGATTTCGTTCATGGTGGGCATGTAGTAGGCATTGACGGTTTGCGGTGTCATCAGCCAGTTGCCGCGGTCGATCG comes from the Arthrobacter sp. CAN_C5 genome and includes:
- a CDS encoding LCP family protein, with amino-acid sequence MSPRSADAGHPAEGAAASPGGRHLGRSAPQTVLKIIAGVLATVLIAGAGFASVQLLRLQGNVLTQPLNLGTDQDGDDTANIDRDPVQILILGTDTREGSENAAYGGEEFTTETGNSDVMMMMHLSADRENVTMVSFPRDLLVPLPACLDPESGTLSPAQDLAMLNGALGNGGPGCTVAAINELTGLKIDHFMMADFKAVKELSSTLGGVEVCVNQAIEDTYSGLSLPAGTSEVEGEQALAFLRTRHGFADGGDEGRIRAQQSFMASMARKITEEGTLNNLPRMYAIAETITRNLTVDDGLSQIPDLLRLADRLKDVDLAKVAFVTMPVLPYEPDLNRLVPDEERAAELFETLVDDRSIIDAAEPAPSAAPDPSASPGPSASPEPSAPGEASQEPSGEPFAEEEPDFDPAAVPFTVIDSSGETDRGEEILELLQGEGYTQAVVSEDSETPATQLFVGPGYEAIATTVAELFGLADVQVLSSPATVGLALSVGADFTSGSTVTTEGLPPELSGQTADQVTCQSSFGS